A window of Pomacea canaliculata isolate SZHN2017 linkage group LG3, ASM307304v1, whole genome shotgun sequence contains these coding sequences:
- the LOC112560389 gene encoding PIN2/TERF1-interacting telomerase inhibitor 1-like, whose product MAMLAQPRRKQKFGTDPRNTFWSNDGNKFGQRMLEKMGWTQGKGLGANENGRTHNVTAVFKARDDVRGVGCTKKYADSWIAHQDDFNALLQTLNQQQSQKNETGKEKSLVLSLEAKSKSSRSRVHYHKLTRGKDLSSKSSDDLNCIFGRKTIQSSQQSTPNISGESSDDSSQQSLHSEPASIDTSGSSPSKTSEHHHGVITVTSSSSIQEYFAQKMQGRMKQQNADIGSFSDSTSNKPTEELQEGSLQTDKHRKRKRDIADMDSIASLPEKKKKKKSKQRDTKDETSTCRMPVDIHEPEHSVISLKKKKKHKKKNKEAEEGEAGHATDCSSLKGGEMATPGSNGISDTYGQELELIPGSNLGSIKGYEKSKRKDTEDESIMPVDILEPECPKKKKHKKRHKEAEEAGQAIECSSLKGGEIVTPGSDEVTGRDRQKLEHLPGSNLGSIKGYGMAEGAKPGQDINFARRKRLVRFSLEGGEIVAAGSEEVAGTDRQKLEQFPGSNLGSIKGYGN is encoded by the exons ATGGCGATGCTTGCCCAACCACGCCGAAAGCAAAAATTTGGGACCGATCCTCGAAATACTTTTTGGAGTAATG ATGGAAATAAGTTTGGACAGCGTATGCTGGAGAAAATGGGATGGACACAGGGTAAAGGACTTGGTGCTAACGAGAATGGTAGAACACACAACGTGACAGCAGTGTTCAAAGCCAGAGATGATGTTAGAG GAGTTGGTTGCACCAAAAAGTACGCAGACAGCTGGATAGCCCATCAGGATGATTTTAATGCCTTGCTTCAGACCTTAAACCAGCAGCAATCTCAGAAGAATGAGACAGGAAAAGAGAAGTCTTTAGTACTCAGCCTTGAGGCCAAATCAAAATCTTCCCGCAGCAGAGTACA tTACCACAAGTTGACACGAGGAAAGGATCTGTCATCAAAATCATCAGATGACCTAAACTGCATATTTGGAAGGAAAACTATTCAGTCTTCCCAGCAAAGCACACCCAATATATCTGGG GAAAGTTCTGATGACAGCTCCCAGCAGTCTTTGCACTCAGAGCCTGCCTCTATTGACACTAGTGGCAGCAGCCCAAGCAAGACAAGCGAACATCACCATGGTGTCATCACTGTCACAAGCAGTTCCAGTATCCAGGAGTATTTTGCCCAAAAAATGCAGGGGAGAATGAAGCAGCAGAATGCTGATATTGGGAGTTTCTCAGACTCAACTTCTAATAAACCAACTGAAGAACTTCAAGAGGGCAGTTTACAAACAGATAAGCACAGAAAACGCAAGCGTGACATAGCAGACATGGATTCCATTGCCAGTTtacctgaaaagaaaaagaagaaaaagtccaAGCAAAGAGATACAAAAGATGAAACCAGCACCTGTAGAATGCCTGTGGACATCCATGAACCAGAACATTCTGTGataagtttaaagaaaaagaagaaacacaagaaaaaaaataaagaagctgAAGAAGGCGAAGCAGGCCATGCTACAGACTGTTCTTCTCTCAAAGGTGGAGAGATGGCGACTCCAGGATCTAATGGAATCAGTGATACATATGGACAGGAGCTGGAGCTGATTCCTGGATCCAACTTAGGCAGTATTAAAGGGTATGAAAAGTCTAAACGAAAAGATACAGAAGATGAAAGTATAATGCCTGTGGACATCCTTGAACCAGAATGcccgaaaaaaaagaaacataagaaaAGACATAAAGAAGCTGAAGAAGCAGGTCAGGCTATAGAATGTTCTTCTCTCAAAGGTGGAGAGATAGTGACTCCAGGATCTGATGAAGTTACTGgtagagacagacagaaactgGAGCACCTTCCTGGATCCAACTTAGGCAGCATTAAAGGGTATGGAATGGCTGAAGGAGCTAAACCAGGCCAGGATATAAACTTTGCAAGACGCAAAAGATTAGTGCGGTTTTCTCTTGAAGGTGGAGAGATAGTGGCTGCAGGATCTGAAGAAGTTGCtggtacagacagacagaaactgGAGCAGTTTCCTGGATCCAATTTAGGCAGCATTAAAGGATATGGAAATTAA